A window of the Chryseobacterium arthrosphaerae genome harbors these coding sequences:
- a CDS encoding HAD family hydrolase, giving the protein MNIFFDLDGTLIDSRSRLYQLFQSLVPASELSFDQYWALKRSKISHKEILLSKFNYTEEQYSDFEKKWMSEIELENWLQLDTPFEGTADLLLNLSKKHALFVVTARQSESIAVEQIKSFGWENIFTKVLVTQQQQDKYDLIKDAVEITSEDWLIGDTGKDIQTGKSLGIKTVAVLSGFLSKESLLPYQPDIIIDTVLDLKIDKITNGKL; this is encoded by the coding sequence ATGAATATTTTTTTTGACCTTGATGGCACTTTAATAGATTCCCGATCAAGACTGTATCAGTTGTTCCAATCATTAGTTCCTGCTTCTGAGTTGTCGTTTGATCAATATTGGGCGTTAAAGCGTAGTAAAATAAGTCATAAAGAAATTCTCCTTTCTAAATTTAATTATACCGAAGAGCAGTACAGTGATTTTGAAAAAAAATGGATGTCGGAAATTGAATTAGAAAATTGGCTGCAGCTAGACACTCCTTTTGAGGGAACAGCAGATTTACTTCTGAACCTATCTAAAAAACATGCTCTATTTGTAGTTACGGCCCGTCAGTCGGAAAGTATTGCTGTGGAACAAATAAAATCATTCGGCTGGGAAAATATTTTCACGAAAGTTTTAGTAACTCAACAACAGCAGGATAAATATGATTTAATTAAGGATGCAGTAGAGATAACTTCTGAAGATTGGTTGATTGGGGATACGGGCAAAGATATTCAAACAGGTAAATCATTAGGAATCAAAACAGTGGCTGTTCTTTCCGGTTTTCTCAGCAAAGAAAGTTTACTCCCATATCAGCCGGACATTATTATAGATACTGTTCTTGATTTAAAAATAGATAAAATTACAAATGGAAAATTATAA
- a CDS encoding NAD-dependent epimerase/dehydratase family protein: MLLLTGASGFIGKHLLSHLIERYGKENIVCLTSQPITECTYLLHNNYQFESDFFLKNGLQNIDTIIHAGAFTPKKGSEANNIQSSNSNIFHTEKLLNAALPHLKKFIYLSTLDVYDNENIISEDTLEKPASLYGHSKLYSEKMVESWGKENNKSVQILRIGHVYGPGEEAYQKIIPATIHNILSGKPVQIWGTGEELRSFIYIKDIVKAIINSIHLKDTGVINLVGNRSISINDLVNIITQISNKEVIIEKIPVEKKGRDFVFDSSKMNALLLPHETSLEEGLREEFEYMKKNKK, translated from the coding sequence ATGTTACTTTTAACTGGAGCTTCGGGATTTATAGGAAAACACCTGCTTTCACACCTGATTGAAAGATACGGTAAAGAAAATATAGTCTGCTTAACCTCTCAACCAATAACAGAGTGCACCTATCTGTTGCACAACAACTATCAGTTTGAAAGCGATTTTTTCTTAAAAAATGGTTTGCAGAACATTGATACGATCATTCATGCCGGAGCTTTCACACCTAAAAAAGGAAGTGAAGCAAATAACATTCAATCATCTAATTCAAATATATTTCACACAGAAAAATTATTAAATGCAGCTTTACCTCATCTAAAAAAATTCATTTACCTTAGTACACTTGACGTTTATGATAATGAGAACATTATTTCTGAAGACACTTTAGAAAAACCGGCTTCACTCTATGGCCATTCTAAATTGTATTCAGAAAAGATGGTAGAAAGTTGGGGAAAAGAAAATAATAAATCCGTTCAAATCTTAAGGATAGGGCATGTGTATGGTCCGGGTGAAGAAGCTTATCAAAAAATAATTCCCGCAACAATTCATAATATTTTATCGGGAAAGCCTGTTCAGATTTGGGGTACAGGAGAAGAGTTACGCTCTTTTATTTATATTAAAGATATTGTTAAAGCTATTATCAACTCTATTCATCTAAAAGATACAGGAGTTATCAACTTAGTCGGAAACCGTTCTATTTCGATCAATGATTTGGTGAATATAATAACACAGATTTCAAACAAAGAGGTAATAATAGAAAAGATACCTGTTGAAAAAAAAGGAAGGGATTTTGTATTTGATAGTTCAAAAATGAATGCCCTTTTGTTACCCCATGAAACTTCTTTAGAAGAAGGGCTCAGGGAAGAGTTCGAGTACATGAAAAAAAATAAAAAGTAA
- a CDS encoding ATP-grasp domain-containing protein produces the protein MIKILIAGAGGAPSEGVINSLLRSSKKERIIGMGSEPTDLILSNAHEVSYIPYANQPDYKTSLLQILNQEKPDLIHFQNDLEIYHASMIREDIHSAGTKTFMPSHEVIDTCVHKYKTYLKCREAGVTVPGNIMINNEDDLKKAFSDLGDKDGNIWLRASSIGGGGKGALPTNDFSFAKGWIDRYHGWGDFVAAEMLTPDTVTWLSIWHEGELVVAQTRLRKGWTHGNRTVSGVTGVTKVGQTYSDPEVDRISIATIKAVSDKPHGIFGVDMAYDKNGVPNPTEINISRFFTTVLFFTEAGLNMPEIFKDIALYNEFPQLNKKINPLQDGLLWLRGMDTQPKLMTDTQIQQRIKNL, from the coding sequence ATGATTAAAATACTAATTGCCGGTGCAGGCGGCGCTCCCTCTGAAGGAGTTATCAACTCTCTTCTCCGAAGTTCTAAAAAGGAGAGAATAATCGGCATGGGCAGTGAGCCTACAGACCTTATTCTTTCCAATGCTCATGAAGTATCTTATATACCTTATGCCAACCAACCCGATTATAAAACATCATTATTACAAATACTGAATCAGGAAAAACCTGATTTGATACACTTTCAAAATGATCTGGAGATTTATCACGCCTCTATGATCAGAGAAGATATTCATTCTGCCGGTACCAAAACGTTTATGCCGTCTCATGAAGTTATTGATACCTGCGTTCATAAATATAAAACCTATTTGAAATGCAGAGAAGCTGGTGTAACAGTACCCGGAAACATCATGATCAATAATGAGGATGATCTTAAAAAAGCTTTTTCAGATTTAGGAGACAAAGATGGAAATATATGGTTAAGAGCTTCATCTATTGGAGGAGGCGGTAAAGGAGCCCTCCCTACCAATGACTTTTCTTTTGCAAAAGGGTGGATCGACCGATATCATGGATGGGGAGACTTTGTGGCTGCAGAAATGCTGACTCCGGATACCGTAACATGGCTTTCCATTTGGCATGAAGGTGAATTGGTAGTCGCCCAAACAAGATTGAGAAAAGGATGGACTCATGGGAACAGAACTGTTTCCGGTGTTACAGGGGTCACAAAAGTAGGTCAGACCTATTCGGATCCTGAGGTAGACAGAATATCAATAGCCACGATCAAGGCCGTTTCAGATAAACCTCATGGAATTTTTGGAGTAGATATGGCTTATGATAAAAATGGTGTTCCCAATCCTACAGAAATAAATATTTCAAGATTCTTTACTACGGTATTATTTTTTACCGAAGCGGGATTGAATATGCCTGAAATATTTAAAGACATTGCTTTATATAATGAGTTTCCACAATTAAATAAAAAAATAAACCCCTTACAGGACGGATTATTGTGGTTAAGAGGCATGGATACTCAACCCAAGCTAATGACGGATACTCAGATACAGCAACGAATAAAAAATTTGTAA
- a CDS encoding sugar 3,4-ketoisomerase: MEKVQYFDLEKIGDSSLGFITVAENLKNIPFEVKRVYWTYYTPQDVIRGGHAHKNLEQLIFAVSGIIEFNTENKDGHKETFILNNPSKGIYIPKLVWRDIKFSHNAVLLCLASLPYTEDDYIRDYQDFQKLIE, encoded by the coding sequence ATGGAAAAAGTTCAATATTTTGATTTAGAAAAAATAGGTGATTCTTCATTAGGTTTCATTACTGTCGCTGAAAATTTAAAAAATATACCTTTTGAAGTTAAACGTGTATACTGGACTTATTATACCCCACAAGATGTAATAAGAGGAGGCCATGCACATAAAAATCTTGAACAATTAATATTTGCTGTTTCAGGTATCATAGAATTTAATACAGAAAATAAAGATGGCCACAAAGAAACTTTTATTCTGAACAATCCGTCTAAAGGCATATATATTCCCAAACTGGTATGGAGAGACATTAAGTTTTCACATAATGCTGTACTTTTATGTTTAGCATCTCTGCCGTATACTGAAGACGATTATATAAGAGATTATCAAGATTTTCAAAAACTCATAGAATGA
- a CDS encoding ABC transporter ATP-binding protein, translated as MLALKAENISKQYRLGQVGTGTLSHDLNRFWHKVRGKEDPYLKIGEANDRTTKGDSEYVWSLRDINFEVKQGDAVGIIGRNGAGKSTLLKLLSKVTKPTTGKIYSHGRIASLLEVGTGFHPEMTGRENVFLNGAILGMTRKEIKRKFDEIVDFSGVERYIDTPVKRYSSGMYVRLAFAVAAHLESEILIVDEVLAVGDADFQKKCLGKMNDVTKGEGRTILFVSHNMTAIKELCSSGILLHQGQLSYSGGILDTIAEYQKSSEKQSSYLHEGPLETALGNENIRILEFSVKPTKGQFLDIESGIKILLRFYNFKENINIDTTFELRTYEEAVVFHTGAPITTQNDSQKKEYIVEFEIPPHLLNTGNYYFKLMFGEDQRIPLYVANEIIGFEIENVKMGKNINVLPGIIRPDFNYIVK; from the coding sequence ATGCTGGCTTTAAAAGCAGAAAATATATCAAAACAATACCGTCTGGGACAAGTCGGAACAGGTACTCTTTCCCATGACCTCAACAGATTCTGGCATAAAGTAAGAGGAAAAGAAGATCCCTATCTGAAGATTGGTGAAGCCAATGACAGAACCACCAAGGGAGATTCTGAATATGTATGGTCTCTTCGTGATATCAACTTTGAAGTTAAGCAAGGAGATGCTGTAGGAATCATCGGAAGAAATGGTGCCGGGAAATCAACATTGCTGAAGCTCCTGAGTAAAGTCACCAAACCCACAACCGGTAAAATATACAGCCATGGAAGAATTGCATCATTGCTGGAAGTAGGAACAGGTTTTCATCCTGAAATGACGGGACGGGAAAATGTCTTTCTGAATGGAGCTATTCTTGGAATGACAAGAAAGGAGATCAAGAGAAAGTTTGATGAAATTGTAGACTTTTCCGGTGTTGAAAGATATATTGATACTCCTGTCAAGAGATATTCTTCCGGAATGTATGTACGCCTTGCATTTGCTGTAGCAGCACATTTAGAATCAGAAATATTAATCGTTGACGAGGTATTGGCTGTGGGGGATGCTGACTTTCAGAAAAAATGTCTTGGCAAAATGAATGATGTTACCAAAGGAGAAGGAAGAACCATTTTATTTGTAAGTCATAATATGACTGCCATAAAAGAGCTTTGCTCATCAGGAATTTTGCTACATCAAGGGCAGCTGTCATATAGTGGAGGTATTTTGGATACTATTGCAGAATATCAGAAAAGCTCTGAAAAACAATCAAGTTACCTTCATGAAGGTCCTTTGGAGACAGCTTTAGGAAATGAAAATATCAGAATTTTAGAATTTTCCGTTAAGCCTACAAAAGGACAGTTTTTAGACATTGAATCAGGGATTAAAATCCTGCTTAGATTTTATAATTTCAAAGAGAATATCAATATTGACACCACTTTTGAACTGAGAACCTATGAAGAAGCTGTAGTTTTTCATACCGGAGCTCCTATCACCACTCAAAATGACTCTCAGAAAAAAGAATATATTGTAGAATTTGAAATCCCGCCACACCTTCTCAATACAGGTAATTATTATTTCAAACTCATGTTTGGTGAGGATCAGAGAATCCCTCTGTATGTCGCCAATGAAATAATAGGCTTTGAAATTGAAAATGTGAAAATGGGTAAAAATATTAATGTATTGCCCGGAATTATCAGACCTGATTTTAATTATATTGTAAAATAA
- a CDS encoding ABC transporter permease: MNEPQQKWTETIDADHSLFDLKLKEVWRYKDLVYMFVKRDFVSSFKQTILGPIWFFINPILTTIVYLVIFGRIAKLPTDGAPPLLFYLAGVTLWNYFSSSLLATSSTFTGNAGIFGKVYFPRLVTPLSIVLSNLMRFGVQFLLFILVWAYYLNKGEVHPNIWILATPFLIFLMALFALGVGMIFSSLTTKYKDLAMLLGFGVSLYMYATPVIYPVSSLPGFFKKLAYYNPLTGIFECFKYAWIGAGDFSPAMLGISTVIILILLMTGIVVFNKVEKSFMDTV; the protein is encoded by the coding sequence ATGAATGAACCACAACAGAAGTGGACTGAAACGATTGATGCTGATCATTCGTTGTTTGACCTGAAGCTAAAAGAAGTCTGGAGATACAAAGATCTTGTTTATATGTTTGTAAAGAGAGATTTTGTATCCAGCTTTAAACAGACCATTTTAGGACCTATATGGTTTTTTATCAATCCTATTTTAACAACCATCGTATATCTGGTCATTTTTGGAAGAATTGCAAAATTACCTACCGATGGGGCACCACCACTGCTTTTTTACCTTGCTGGTGTTACTCTTTGGAATTATTTTTCATCCTCTTTACTGGCTACATCGTCTACATTTACAGGAAATGCAGGAATCTTTGGAAAAGTTTATTTTCCGAGGCTGGTTACTCCACTCTCCATTGTTCTCTCCAACCTTATGAGATTTGGGGTACAGTTTCTGTTATTCATTCTTGTATGGGCGTATTATCTGAATAAAGGAGAAGTTCATCCTAATATCTGGATTCTTGCCACTCCGTTCCTTATATTCTTAATGGCACTTTTTGCTCTGGGAGTAGGCATGATATTTTCTTCACTTACTACAAAATATAAGGATCTGGCGATGCTGTTAGGTTTTGGGGTTAGCTTATACATGTATGCCACCCCTGTCATTTATCCGGTATCTTCATTACCGGGATTCTTTAAAAAACTGGCATATTATAATCCTTTAACGGGTATCTTTGAATGCTTTAAATATGCATGGATTGGGGCGGGAGACTTCTCTCCTGCCATGCTTGGAATCAGTACGGTGATTATTCTCATTCTTTTAATGACAGGAATCGTCGTATTCAATAAGGTTGAAAAAAGCTTTATGGATACTGTATAG
- the rfbA gene encoding glucose-1-phosphate thymidylyltransferase RfbA, with the protein MKGIILAGGSGTRLYPLTIAVSKQLMPVYDKPMIYYPLSTLLLAGIKDILIITTPHDQEGFIKLLGDGSQIGCNIEYVVQPSPDGLAQAFILGDQFIGSDSAALVLGDNIFYGSEMGTLLKNKTNPDGGVVFAYHVADPERYGVVEFDKELKAVSIEEKPLKPKSNYAVPGLYFYDNTVVEIAKNIRPSARGELEITDINNVYLNKGKLEVAVLDRGTAWLDTGTFDSLHDASEFVSVIEKRQGFKIGCIEEIAFRNKFINEEKLLETATKYGKSGYGEYLKQLIEK; encoded by the coding sequence ATGAAAGGAATAATATTAGCCGGAGGATCCGGAACAAGACTTTACCCTCTAACGATCGCAGTAAGTAAGCAATTAATGCCTGTTTACGATAAGCCTATGATCTACTATCCACTTTCCACGCTTCTTTTAGCGGGCATCAAGGATATTTTAATTATTACCACTCCCCACGACCAGGAAGGATTTATCAAACTTTTAGGAGATGGCTCCCAAATAGGATGCAACATCGAGTATGTTGTACAGCCAAGCCCAGACGGGTTAGCCCAGGCATTTATATTGGGAGACCAATTCATTGGCAGCGATTCTGCCGCCCTGGTTTTAGGAGACAATATTTTCTATGGTTCCGAAATGGGAACTTTACTGAAAAACAAAACCAATCCGGACGGAGGCGTCGTTTTTGCCTATCATGTGGCAGACCCTGAAAGATACGGAGTGGTAGAATTCGACAAAGAACTGAAGGCGGTTTCTATCGAAGAAAAGCCCTTAAAGCCAAAATCCAACTATGCTGTTCCCGGTTTATATTTCTATGATAACACTGTAGTGGAGATTGCCAAAAACATCAGACCTTCTGCAAGAGGAGAACTTGAAATTACCGATATCAACAATGTTTATTTAAACAAAGGAAAGCTTGAAGTAGCCGTTCTGGACAGAGGTACCGCATGGCTGGATACCGGAACTTTTGATTCCCTTCATGACGCTTCAGAATTCGTAAGTGTTATTGAAAAAAGACAGGGATTCAAAATCGGATGTATTGAGGAAATTGCTTTCAGAAATAAATTCATCAATGAAGAAAAACTTCTGGAAACTGCCACTAAATACGGAAAAAGCGGGTATGGTGAATATCTGAAGCAGCTTATAGAAAAATAG
- the rfbB gene encoding dTDP-glucose 4,6-dehydratase, whose protein sequence is MKNIIITGGAGFIGSHVVREFVKNNPDTTIINLDALTYAGNLENLKDIENEPNYVFEKADITQPEELRKVFEKYNPDAVIHLAAESHVDRSITDPMAFINTNVNGTANLLNLCKEFWTLNPDHTHGRFPDEKRTNLFYHVSTDEVYGSLGETGFFLETTPYDPQSPYSASKAASDHLVRAYGNTYGMPFIVSNCSNNYGPNHFPEKLIPLCISNIINERPLPIYGDGKYTRDWLFVIDHARAIHQIFNEAKTGETYNIGGFNEWQNIDLVKELIRQMDAKLGKPEGYSEKLITFVKDRPGHDKRYAIDATKLNKDLGWKPSVTFEEGLGKTIEWYLENKEWLENVTSGNYQEYYNKQYS, encoded by the coding sequence ATGAAAAATATTATCATCACAGGAGGAGCCGGATTTATTGGCTCTCATGTTGTAAGAGAATTCGTAAAAAACAATCCGGACACAACCATCATCAACCTTGATGCCCTTACCTATGCCGGAAATCTTGAAAACCTGAAGGACATTGAAAATGAACCTAATTATGTTTTCGAAAAAGCAGATATTACCCAGCCCGAAGAACTCAGAAAAGTTTTCGAAAAATATAACCCGGATGCAGTAATACATTTAGCTGCAGAAAGCCATGTAGACCGAAGTATTACTGATCCGATGGCTTTTATCAACACCAATGTAAACGGGACAGCCAATCTTCTTAATCTTTGTAAAGAGTTCTGGACCCTGAATCCTGATCATACCCACGGCAGATTTCCTGATGAAAAAAGAACCAACTTATTCTACCATGTTTCTACAGATGAAGTATATGGCAGCTTAGGTGAAACCGGATTCTTTTTAGAAACCACACCGTATGATCCACAATCACCCTATTCCGCATCAAAGGCAGCTTCGGATCACCTGGTAAGAGCTTACGGAAACACTTACGGAATGCCTTTCATCGTATCCAACTGTTCCAATAACTACGGACCAAATCATTTCCCGGAAAAGCTGATTCCTCTTTGTATTTCAAATATCATCAATGAAAGACCTTTACCAATCTATGGTGACGGAAAATACACCAGAGACTGGTTATTTGTAATCGACCACGCAAGAGCCATCCACCAGATATTCAATGAAGCAAAAACCGGAGAAACGTATAATATCGGCGGATTCAACGAATGGCAGAATATTGATCTGGTAAAAGAACTTATCAGACAAATGGACGCTAAGCTTGGAAAACCGGAAGGCTATTCTGAAAAACTGATCACTTTTGTGAAAGACAGACCAGGACACGACAAGCGCTACGCGATTGATGCTACAAAATTGAATAAAGACTTAGGATGGAAACCTTCCGTAACTTTTGAAGAAGGATTAGGAAAAACCATTGAATGGTATCTGGAAAATAAAGAATGGCTGGAAAACGTAACTTCAGGAAATTACCAGGAATATTACAACAAACAATATAGCTAG
- a CDS encoding UDP-glucose dehydrogenase family protein, translating into MNITIVGTGYVGLVTGTTLAELGNSVYCVDIDEKKVEGMKNGIVPIYEPNLEEMFLRNIQSERLFFTTNLKEALDKSEVIYLALPTPPGEDGSADLSYVLQVANNIGEMMTEYKVIVNKSTVPVGTADRVRETISAKTKIAFDVVSNPEFLREGFAVEDSMNPSRVVVGASSERAKDIMSKIYQPFTNTGIPIIFMDEKSSELTKYAANSFLAVKITFMNEIANYCEKVGADVDKVRLGMGSDDRIGHRFLFPGIGYGGSCFPKDVKALIKSGKQEDFNFQILEATEKVNTTQKVILVSEIEKYFGGNIEGKKIAMWGLAFKANTDDIREASSLDNIALLLEKGAQIVAYDAVAESNVQKLLGDQIQYAKGMYDALEDVDALFIATEWPEFKNPNFELMAKKMKNKVIFDGRNMYPLEIPEQNGFHYKSIGRKTISK; encoded by the coding sequence TTGAATATAACGATTGTAGGAACAGGTTATGTAGGACTAGTTACAGGAACTACGCTTGCAGAACTTGGCAATTCAGTATACTGTGTTGATATTGATGAAAAGAAAGTAGAAGGTATGAAAAACGGCATTGTTCCCATCTATGAGCCGAACCTTGAAGAAATGTTTCTGAGAAACATCCAGTCTGAAAGATTATTTTTCACCACCAATCTGAAGGAAGCATTAGATAAAAGTGAGGTCATCTATCTGGCCTTACCCACTCCTCCGGGAGAAGACGGATCAGCAGATCTTTCCTATGTACTTCAGGTTGCCAATAATATTGGAGAGATGATGACCGAATACAAAGTCATCGTTAATAAAAGTACCGTTCCGGTAGGAACCGCAGACAGAGTAAGGGAAACCATATCCGCTAAAACAAAAATTGCTTTTGATGTTGTTTCCAATCCTGAATTCCTCAGAGAAGGCTTTGCGGTGGAGGATTCTATGAACCCGTCAAGAGTGGTGGTAGGGGCAAGCTCAGAAAGGGCAAAGGATATTATGTCTAAGATCTACCAGCCTTTTACCAACACCGGAATTCCGATCATTTTCATGGATGAAAAATCGTCCGAACTCACCAAATATGCGGCCAACTCATTTTTAGCTGTAAAGATTACCTTTATGAATGAAATTGCCAATTACTGTGAAAAAGTAGGGGCGGATGTGGATAAAGTAAGACTAGGAATGGGTAGCGATGACAGAATCGGGCACAGATTTTTATTTCCCGGGATCGGATACGGAGGAAGCTGTTTTCCTAAAGATGTAAAAGCGCTTATAAAATCCGGCAAACAGGAAGATTTCAATTTCCAGATTCTTGAAGCCACTGAAAAAGTAAATACCACCCAGAAAGTCATTTTAGTTTCTGAAATTGAAAAATACTTTGGCGGAAATATCGAAGGAAAGAAAATTGCCATGTGGGGACTGGCTTTTAAGGCTAATACAGATGACATCAGAGAAGCTTCTTCTTTGGATAATATTGCACTATTACTGGAAAAAGGCGCCCAAATTGTAGCTTATGATGCCGTTGCAGAAAGTAATGTTCAAAAGTTACTCGGAGATCAGATACAGTATGCCAAAGGAATGTATGATGCACTGGAAGACGTGGACGCATTGTTCATTGCAACAGAATGGCCTGAATTCAAAAATCCTAATTTTGAACTTATGGCTAAAAAAATGAAGAACAAGGTCATTTTTGACGGCAGAAATATGTATCCGCTGGAAATCCCCGAACAAAACGGATTTCATTATAAAAGTATAGGAAGAAAGACCATCTCAAAATAA
- the rimP gene encoding ribosome assembly cofactor RimP has protein sequence MEFRKRIEELLNEFLETRKDLFLIDLKISAGDDITVILDGDHGVSLQDCLDASRAIEFNMDREEHDFSLQVMSAGLSEPLVTPRQFNKNIGREIEVMLDDSSKIEGELSKVDEEKITLILRYRKPKDIGKGKVDVEEEKEISYSEIKKALVVIKF, from the coding sequence ATGGAGTTTAGAAAAAGAATTGAAGAATTATTAAATGAATTCCTTGAGACCAGAAAAGATCTGTTTCTGATTGATCTTAAAATTTCTGCAGGGGATGATATTACAGTGATTTTAGATGGTGACCATGGAGTTTCATTGCAGGATTGCCTTGATGCAAGCCGTGCTATTGAATTCAATATGGACCGTGAAGAGCATGACTTCAGCCTTCAGGTAATGTCTGCAGGATTGAGCGAGCCATTGGTGACCCCAAGACAGTTCAATAAAAATATAGGAAGAGAGATTGAAGTAATGTTGGATGATTCTTCTAAAATTGAAGGGGAATTGTCAAAAGTAGATGAGGAAAAGATCACACTTATTCTGCGCTACCGAAAACCAAAAGATATCGGAAAGGGAAAAGTGGATGTGGAAGAGGAGAAAGAGATTTCTTACTCTGAGATCAAAAAAGCATTAGTAGTAATTAAATTTTAA
- the nusA gene encoding transcription termination factor NusA, with protein sequence MDNIALIESFGDFKDEKGISKIDLMAIIEDSLKTLLRKRFDSDDHFDVIVNPDKGDFQIFLNKTIVEDEMSEDDDLEIEISEAKKIDPTFEVGEDFTMEIPVAQLGRRNILTLKQILATKLQEHNNAMLYEQFRDKIGEIVVGEIHHIRHKHVILLDDEGNEFILPKENQIPSDFFKKGENIRAIVETVDFKGSKPQIIISRTAPKFLEKLLELEIPEIQDGTIILKKVVRIPGEKAKIAVDAYDDRIDPVGACVGVKGSRIHGVVRELRNENIDVIQWSKNPEILVKRALGNVTINKIEINEETNYALVYTPVEEISKVIGKQGQNIRLASWLTGYEIDVYRESSEDDDVELKEFNDDIEQWILDEFKKVGLTTAKSVLDKETESLLNMVDLEEETIEEVKRILREEFED encoded by the coding sequence ATGGATAATATAGCGTTGATTGAATCCTTTGGTGATTTTAAAGACGAAAAAGGGATCAGTAAGATTGATCTTATGGCAATTATTGAAGATTCACTGAAGACCCTTTTGAGAAAAAGGTTCGATTCAGATGATCATTTCGATGTGATTGTAAACCCGGATAAAGGAGATTTTCAGATATTTTTGAATAAAACTATTGTAGAGGATGAAATGTCTGAAGATGATGATTTGGAAATTGAAATTTCTGAAGCAAAGAAGATTGATCCTACCTTTGAAGTAGGTGAGGACTTTACAATGGAAATTCCTGTTGCGCAGTTAGGAAGAAGAAACATTCTTACCCTTAAGCAGATTTTGGCAACAAAGCTTCAGGAGCACAATAATGCAATGCTGTACGAACAGTTTAGAGATAAAATTGGTGAAATCGTGGTCGGAGAAATCCACCATATCCGTCACAAGCATGTAATTTTGCTGGATGATGAAGGAAACGAATTCATCTTACCAAAAGAAAACCAGATCCCATCCGATTTCTTTAAAAAGGGTGAGAATATCAGAGCTATTGTTGAAACAGTAGATTTTAAAGGTTCTAAACCACAGATTATTATTTCCAGAACTGCACCTAAGTTCCTTGAGAAGTTATTAGAGCTGGAAATTCCTGAGATCCAGGACGGAACCATTATCCTGAAGAAGGTAGTGAGAATTCCTGGTGAAAAGGCGAAGATTGCAGTAGATGCTTATGATGACAGAATTGATCCTGTAGGAGCTTGTGTTGGGGTAAAAGGATCCAGAATTCACGGCGTTGTAAGAGAGTTGAGAAATGAAAACATCGATGTTATTCAGTGGTCTAAAAACCCTGAGATCTTGGTGAAGAGAGCATTAGGAAACGTTACCATTAACAAAATTGAAATCAATGAGGAGACCAACTATGCATTAGTATATACTCCGGTTGAAGAAATTTCTAAAGTAATCGGAAAACAAGGTCAGAATATCAGACTGGCTTCTTGGTTGACAGGATATGAGATTGATGTATACAGAGAGTCCAGCGAGGATGATGATGTTGAATTGAAAGAATTCAATGATGATATCGAGCAGTGGATTTTGGATGAGTTTAAGAAAGTAGGACTTACGACTGCAAAATCAGTATTGGATAAAGAAACTGAGAGTCTTTTAAATATGGTTGACCTTGAGGAAGAAACAATTGAAGAGGTTAAACGTATTCTGAGAGAAGAATTTGAAGATTAA